A single Gemmatimonadota bacterium DNA region contains:
- a CDS encoding L-threonylcarbamoyladenylate synthase codes for MKVPPRAIPFWSEEEVEASLHDTIAHLNQRRVLAYPTETVYGFGGGADYESVRNLVALKARPRGKPFLLLIAGVDMLSRLDLHMTPAASSLAARFWPGPLTLVLPGGDKRVPPELRGPEGGVAVRWTSHVALGRLIRAYGDPITSTSANRPGKPPADSAATILRDWWDAVARDRLRVLDGGTLRQSEPSTVVDCMGARPRVIRPGAISSETLRLAAPTLVPIA; via the coding sequence ATGAAAGTTCCTCCCCGCGCAATACCATTCTGGTCCGAAGAGGAAGTCGAGGCGTCGCTGCATGACACCATCGCGCATCTCAATCAGCGGCGGGTGCTCGCCTATCCTACCGAAACTGTGTACGGGTTCGGGGGCGGAGCGGATTACGAATCGGTGCGCAATCTGGTCGCCCTCAAGGCGCGCCCACGGGGCAAGCCATTCCTGCTGCTCATTGCCGGCGTCGACATGCTGTCTCGGCTTGATCTTCACATGACACCGGCTGCGTCGTCGCTTGCCGCACGATTCTGGCCCGGACCGTTGACGCTGGTTCTGCCAGGGGGAGACAAGCGCGTGCCACCGGAGCTGCGCGGCCCCGAAGGCGGCGTGGCTGTGCGGTGGACGTCGCACGTTGCATTGGGCAGACTGATCCGCGCTTACGGTGATCCGATCACATCCACGAGCGCGAACAGGCCTGGGAAACCGCCCGCGGATTCTGCAGCGACGATTCTGCGCGATTGGTGGGACGCCGTTGCACGTGACAGGCTTCGAGTGCTGGATGGCGGTACGCTCCGGCAATCGGAGCCGTCCACGGTTGTAGATTGCATGGGTGCACGCCCGCGCGTCATCAGGCCAGGCGCGATCTCCTCAGAAACGCTCAGGCTGGCTGCACCTACCCTGGTACCGATCGCATGA
- a CDS encoding YicC/YloC family endoribonuclease, whose protein sequence is MTGFGIADGTVGAQRVSVEIRAVNHRFFNPSIKLPSAMARWESDVREALRKRFSRGHVSLTARVEREGDRALAIDEERVASYVQQLRALKDRLGLAGDVDVATVMRLPDVISAAGDESGEGEAGDGNVDQLLAIVHDAANGLDGMRDAEGARISEFLHEHLRIIEDALARIRERAPARLIEQRNRLQTAVAELAAGVAVDPQRLAQEIAILADRMDVSEELNRFGAHIAAFRAALREQRDAGVGKRLGFLIQEMLREANTTGSKASDAAILTDVVAIKEELERLREQSENVE, encoded by the coding sequence ATGACCGGTTTCGGGATCGCTGACGGGACGGTTGGCGCGCAGCGCGTCTCCGTCGAGATCCGCGCGGTCAACCATCGTTTCTTCAATCCATCCATAAAGCTTCCGAGCGCAATGGCGCGCTGGGAGAGCGACGTACGCGAGGCGCTGCGCAAGCGGTTCAGCCGCGGGCACGTGTCGCTGACGGCGCGGGTCGAGCGGGAAGGCGATAGGGCGCTGGCGATCGACGAGGAGCGGGTCGCTTCGTACGTACAGCAGCTTCGGGCATTGAAGGATCGGCTGGGTCTGGCGGGCGACGTCGACGTTGCGACCGTGATGCGGCTTCCCGACGTGATTTCCGCGGCGGGAGACGAGAGCGGCGAGGGCGAGGCGGGGGATGGAAACGTCGATCAGCTGCTGGCAATCGTGCACGACGCCGCGAATGGACTGGACGGAATGCGTGATGCGGAAGGTGCACGGATCTCGGAGTTTCTGCACGAGCACCTGCGAATCATCGAGGATGCGCTCGCACGGATCCGCGAGCGGGCACCGGCAAGATTGATCGAGCAGCGCAACCGGTTGCAGACAGCGGTTGCAGAGTTGGCCGCCGGCGTCGCGGTGGATCCGCAGCGACTGGCGCAGGAGATCGCGATTCTCGCGGATCGCATGGATGTGTCGGAAGAGCTCAACCGGTTCGGCGCGCACATCGCAGCGTTCCGCGCGGCTCTCCGCGAACAGCGTGACGCTGGTGTCGGCAAGCGACTTGGCTTTCTGATTCAGGAAATGCTGCGCGAGGCAAACACCACAGGGAGCAAGGCGAGCGATGCGGCGATTCTGACCGACGTCGTCGCGATCAAGGAAGAGCTCGAGCGGTTGCGCGAGCAGAGTGAGAACGTCGAGTGA
- a CDS encoding DNA-directed RNA polymerase subunit omega, which yields MRVYTPDDVAAHATNKYLGVLVAAKFARVLNEFPRDRSAPGEKKLTTRALDELAGGEIDYHVVPRRRQE from the coding sequence ATGAGAGTCTATACACCTGATGACGTCGCTGCACACGCGACGAACAAGTACCTCGGCGTTCTCGTCGCGGCCAAGTTTGCGCGCGTTCTCAACGAGTTCCCGCGCGACCGCTCGGCGCCGGGCGAGAAGAAGCTCACCACGCGTGCGCTCGACGAGCTGGCTGGTGGCGAGATCGATTACCACGTAGTTCCCCGCCGCCGGCAGGAGTAG
- a CDS encoding low molecular weight protein arginine phosphatase, whose amino-acid sequence MKVIFVCTGNTCRSPLAEALARRAAQARGIDATFASAGTGAALGSPATDGAILVGLERDVDLSRHRSRPLLPAAVSSDAIILAMASSHLAGIRSVVPNARVYLLDEYGSHGKSMRPVADPYGGSLDDYRVAADAIEMMLEPVLDRLLSEHTSGTA is encoded by the coding sequence ATGAAGGTGATATTCGTCTGCACCGGCAACACGTGCAGGAGTCCGCTTGCGGAAGCGCTCGCACGGCGGGCGGCGCAAGCGCGTGGCATCGATGCGACATTTGCGAGCGCGGGAACAGGCGCAGCACTTGGATCGCCCGCGACCGATGGTGCAATTCTCGTCGGGCTGGAGCGCGATGTGGATCTGTCCAGGCATCGCAGTCGTCCACTCCTCCCCGCGGCTGTCTCGAGCGACGCGATCATACTTGCGATGGCGTCGAGCCACCTCGCGGGAATCCGTTCAGTGGTGCCGAACGCGCGCGTGTATCTGCTCGATGAGTACGGATCGCACGGCAAATCGATGCGACCGGTCGCGGATCCCTACGGCGGCAGTCTCGACGACTACCGCGTAGCCGCGGATGCGATCGAGATGATGCTCGAACCCGTGCTCGACCGGCTGCTCTCGGAACACACTTCGGGCACAGCGTGA
- the dnaB gene encoding replicative DNA helicase, giving the protein MSSSLDTYSTPRSHELSAGRDPYRDRTPPYSEAAEQAVLSAMLLDAEALLRATEYVDESMFYRESHRRVFRAMLALSERGEVIDPLTLTEELSRKNELEAAGGREYIAYLVDVVPTAANVEYHAKIVREKALRRRLIEVSTAIVSEAFDSALPAAELLDAAEHSIFEVNQSRGTEGFTRVKELMYEAMERIEQLHLAGESVTGVSSGFHDLDELTAGFQPSELVIIAARPSMGKCLAHDSEIVLEDGSVETIEAIFKGTRQRMLTLDDSRWKFGLVEPSAYVDDGMKPVFRVTTRLGRSIETTITHPFRTITGWQPLGELAEGDSIAVPREIGVFGTKAARPCEVKLLGYLLGDGTITGGPPRFTNSNPVLLRDFGDAVGEFGGVTVSNCASSNRTPTVRVRRDSAATLGARAAFSQRLTVAMQAGGQSGTSVAARLGVSAASVSNWKTGNGAPSGDLFSDLCEFVGAEPADLAPAGVAALHARVPNALTRRLCDLGIYGADASSKHIPRMVFTLPKEQVSLFLNRLFATDGWATVLASGQAQLGYTSASERMARQVQHLLLRFGVIAALRRRKVKYLDERREAWQIDITDARAIERFAAEIGMFGKEEQLGRAVAAVRRRRYQTNPDLIPRAIWSRISNAKHTESWASLARRAGAAGHTNMHVGTRSLSRDRLATLARPLADEHLTALAESDVYWDEIVSIEPVGMKQVYDLTIPDTHNFVANDICVHNTAFVLNIAQNAALDAKTPVAFFSLEMSKQSLLQRMLTSEARVDAQRLRKGKLRDDEFVQLGRAAGLLSQAPVWIDDTPAISLLEMRSKARRLKAENDIGMIVVDYLQLMQGPASSENRQQEISTISRSLKALARELRVPVIALSQLSRAPEQRAGDNKRPQLSDLRESGAIEQDADVVMFLYRQEYYDVLEGKDPSVPDKDGKTSQGLAEVIIGKQRNGPTGNVTLFFNRQYTRFENYSGRQSGGGQGS; this is encoded by the coding sequence ATGTCAAGCTCGCTAGACACGTACTCGACTCCGCGAAGTCATGAATTGAGCGCCGGCCGCGATCCGTATCGCGACCGGACGCCGCCATACTCCGAAGCCGCCGAACAGGCGGTCTTGTCGGCGATGCTGCTCGACGCCGAGGCGTTGCTGCGCGCGACGGAGTATGTCGACGAATCGATGTTCTATCGCGAGTCGCATCGTCGCGTGTTTCGTGCGATGCTCGCGCTGTCTGAGCGCGGCGAGGTAATCGATCCACTCACGCTGACGGAAGAACTCTCGCGCAAGAACGAGCTGGAAGCCGCCGGCGGCCGTGAGTACATCGCCTATCTCGTCGACGTCGTTCCGACTGCGGCGAACGTGGAATACCACGCGAAGATCGTGCGCGAGAAGGCGCTGCGTCGACGGCTGATCGAAGTGTCGACTGCAATCGTGAGCGAGGCATTTGATTCTGCGCTCCCCGCTGCCGAACTGCTCGACGCCGCGGAGCACAGCATCTTCGAGGTGAACCAGAGCCGCGGCACCGAAGGCTTCACGCGCGTCAAGGAGTTGATGTACGAAGCGATGGAGCGCATCGAGCAGCTTCATCTCGCGGGCGAGTCCGTTACAGGCGTGTCGAGCGGGTTCCATGATCTGGATGAGCTCACGGCTGGATTCCAGCCGTCGGAGCTGGTGATCATCGCGGCAAGGCCGTCAATGGGGAAGTGCCTCGCGCACGATTCCGAGATCGTGCTGGAGGACGGAAGCGTCGAGACGATCGAGGCGATATTCAAGGGCACTCGCCAGAGGATGCTCACACTGGACGACTCGCGCTGGAAGTTCGGCCTGGTGGAACCATCGGCTTACGTCGATGACGGAATGAAGCCGGTATTCCGCGTGACGACGCGCCTTGGTCGCAGCATCGAAACGACCATTACGCATCCTTTCCGCACGATCACCGGCTGGCAGCCGCTCGGCGAGCTCGCGGAGGGTGATTCCATCGCTGTTCCGCGTGAAATCGGCGTGTTCGGCACCAAGGCAGCGCGGCCGTGCGAAGTGAAGCTTCTTGGCTACCTGCTGGGCGACGGAACCATTACCGGTGGCCCGCCGCGGTTCACAAACTCCAATCCGGTACTGTTGCGCGACTTTGGCGATGCAGTGGGCGAATTCGGAGGTGTGACCGTCAGCAATTGCGCGTCATCGAATCGCACGCCGACGGTTCGGGTTCGGCGTGATTCCGCGGCGACACTTGGCGCGCGCGCGGCGTTCTCTCAGCGGCTCACCGTGGCGATGCAGGCAGGCGGGCAATCAGGAACGAGCGTGGCCGCCAGGCTGGGCGTGAGCGCGGCTTCAGTTTCGAACTGGAAAACCGGCAACGGAGCGCCGTCGGGCGATCTGTTCTCCGATCTGTGTGAATTTGTGGGAGCGGAGCCCGCCGATCTTGCGCCGGCTGGTGTCGCCGCGCTTCATGCGAGAGTTCCGAATGCCCTCACACGGCGGCTTTGCGATCTCGGGATTTATGGCGCCGACGCGTCCAGCAAGCACATCCCACGAATGGTATTCACGCTACCGAAGGAGCAGGTTTCACTGTTCCTGAACCGGCTCTTTGCGACAGACGGATGGGCCACCGTGCTTGCATCGGGACAGGCGCAGCTCGGCTACACTTCCGCGAGCGAGCGCATGGCGCGCCAGGTTCAGCATCTGCTGCTTCGCTTTGGAGTGATCGCGGCGCTTCGTCGCAGAAAGGTGAAGTACCTCGATGAGAGACGAGAGGCCTGGCAGATCGATATCACCGACGCGCGCGCAATCGAGCGTTTTGCCGCTGAGATCGGAATGTTCGGCAAGGAAGAGCAACTGGGACGTGCTGTCGCCGCAGTACGCAGGCGGCGTTACCAGACCAACCCGGACCTCATACCCAGAGCGATCTGGTCCCGCATCAGCAACGCTAAGCATACCGAATCCTGGGCGTCACTCGCGAGGCGTGCCGGAGCCGCGGGGCACACGAACATGCACGTCGGCACGCGATCGCTGTCGCGCGATCGGCTTGCGACACTCGCAAGGCCTCTCGCGGATGAGCACTTGACAGCGTTGGCCGAGAGTGACGTTTACTGGGACGAAATTGTTTCGATCGAGCCGGTCGGAATGAAGCAGGTCTATGACCTCACGATTCCCGACACGCACAACTTTGTCGCGAACGACATCTGCGTACATAATACTGCCTTCGTCCTCAACATCGCGCAGAATGCAGCACTCGACGCCAAGACGCCCGTTGCGTTCTTCTCGCTCGAGATGAGCAAGCAATCGCTGCTGCAACGCATGCTCACCAGCGAAGCGCGCGTCGATGCGCAGCGACTGCGCAAGGGAAAGCTGCGCGATGACGAGTTCGTTCAGCTCGGACGCGCTGCTGGCCTCTTGAGCCAGGCGCCTGTCTGGATCGACGACACGCCAGCGATCTCACTGCTCGAGATGCGATCCAAGGCGCGACGACTCAAGGCCGAGAACGACATTGGCATGATCGTCGTCGACTACCTTCAATTGATGCAGGGACCCGCGTCATCGGAGAATCGACAGCAGGAGATCAGCACCATATCGCGCTCGCTCAAGGCACTCGCGCGCGAGCTGCGCGTACCGGTCATTGCGTTGTCTCAGCTGAGTCGTGCGCCGGAGCAGCGAGCGGGCGACAACAAGCGCCCGCAACTATCCGATCTGCGTGAGTCGGGTGCCATCGAGCAGGACGCCGACGTCGTCATGTTCCTCTACCGGCAGGAGTATTACGACGTTCTCGAAGGCAAGGATCCGAGCGTGCCGGACAAGGATGGGAAAACCTCGCAGGGACTCGCCGAGGTAATTATTGGAAAGCAGCGCAACGGCCCGACGGGCAACGTCACGTTGTTCTTCAATCGGCAGTACACCCGCTTCGAGAATTATTCCGGCCGCCAGAGTGGAGGCGGGCAGGGGAGCTAG
- the gmk gene encoding guanylate kinase: MKCFPVILSAPSGAGKTTIARRLLEVRKDVGYSVSATTRTPRPGEVDGVAYHFLSTGQFEQAVQNGEFAEYARVHGNMYGTLRREVERVVASNRNVVMDIDVQGAMQFSASFPDAVRIFVLPPSGEALLARLKDRGTEDSATIATRLRDAIGEIGVIGEFEYVVVNDQLERAVAQVSCIIDAECLKRVNSPQSARIAAETVSALKAELLHF; this comes from the coding sequence GTGAAGTGTTTCCCGGTCATTCTTTCCGCGCCCTCAGGCGCGGGCAAGACCACGATCGCGAGGCGGTTGCTCGAAGTAAGGAAGGATGTTGGATACTCGGTATCGGCGACCACGCGCACGCCACGGCCGGGTGAGGTTGACGGAGTCGCGTATCACTTTCTGAGCACCGGCCAGTTCGAGCAGGCGGTCCAGAATGGTGAGTTCGCGGAGTACGCACGAGTGCACGGCAACATGTACGGGACGTTGCGGCGGGAGGTGGAGCGGGTTGTGGCTTCCAACCGCAACGTGGTGATGGACATAGACGTTCAGGGCGCGATGCAGTTCTCCGCGTCGTTCCCTGACGCTGTTCGGATCTTCGTTCTGCCGCCATCGGGCGAAGCTTTGCTGGCGAGATTGAAGGACCGCGGTACGGAGGACAGTGCGACGATAGCGACGCGGTTGCGCGACGCCATCGGCGAGATCGGGGTGATTGGCGAGTTCGAATACGTCGTGGTCAACGACCAGTTGGAGCGCGCAGTCGCACAGGTTTCGTGCATCATCGATGCGGAATGCCTCAAGCGGGTGAATTCACCCCAGAGTGCACGCATCGCGGCTGAGACGGTTTCCGCCCTCAAGGCGGAGCTGCTTCATTTTTAG
- the radA gene encoding DNA repair protein RadA — MSPKARTIYRCTNCGADHPKWAGRCDVCGDWNTLVEEIVSAPANATGATARRRGGTASLSAGGTAVAAPRLRDVHGSEARRWKTGIGEFDFVLGGGIVPGSVVLIGGEPGIGKSTLLLQVAATLQGREHEVLYVSGEESPLQVKLRADRLGDSAQSVALLSETNLETILATASAQAPAVMIVDSIQTVFTSDLEGAPGNVGQVRESAARLMHFAKASGTSVFLVGHVTKGGGIAGPKTLEHIVDTVLYFEGEGTLDHRVLRATKNRFGSVDEIGVFRMHENGLEPVANPSELFLSDRHDIASGSAVTTLLEGSRPILIEVQALAAKAGYGTPQRVSTGYDGRKLALLLAVLDKRAGLSFSSLDVFINVVGGVQLREPAGDLAVAAALASSVYDRALPSDAVFIGEVGLGGEIRPVAQTERRLAEAAKMGMRNAFVAQRSAAGRIPKDVKAVGVATIAEMFKRLFS; from the coding sequence GTGAGTCCAAAGGCGAGAACGATCTACCGATGCACCAATTGCGGAGCCGATCATCCAAAGTGGGCCGGCCGCTGCGACGTCTGCGGCGATTGGAACACTCTTGTCGAGGAAATCGTGTCCGCACCCGCGAATGCGACGGGCGCGACTGCGCGCCGTCGCGGTGGGACCGCGTCGCTGTCCGCTGGCGGTACCGCCGTCGCCGCGCCACGGCTCCGCGACGTGCACGGCTCGGAGGCTCGGCGATGGAAAACGGGAATCGGTGAATTCGATTTCGTACTCGGCGGTGGCATCGTCCCGGGATCTGTCGTGCTCATCGGCGGCGAGCCCGGAATCGGAAAATCCACCTTGCTGCTTCAGGTCGCGGCCACGCTGCAGGGACGCGAGCACGAAGTGCTGTACGTATCTGGCGAGGAATCGCCACTGCAGGTCAAGTTGCGCGCCGACCGACTCGGTGATTCGGCGCAGAGCGTCGCGCTGTTGAGCGAGACGAATCTCGAAACGATTCTGGCAACCGCATCCGCACAGGCGCCGGCTGTGATGATCGTCGATTCGATCCAGACCGTATTCACATCCGATCTCGAAGGCGCTCCTGGAAACGTGGGACAGGTGCGCGAGTCGGCTGCTCGCCTCATGCATTTCGCCAAGGCGTCCGGGACGAGCGTGTTCCTCGTCGGGCACGTCACCAAGGGCGGAGGCATCGCCGGCCCCAAGACGCTCGAGCACATCGTCGATACGGTTCTCTATTTCGAGGGCGAGGGCACGCTGGACCACCGCGTGCTGCGCGCGACGAAGAATCGGTTCGGCAGCGTGGACGAGATCGGCGTCTTTCGCATGCACGAGAATGGACTGGAGCCGGTCGCGAACCCATCCGAGCTGTTCCTCAGCGACAGACACGACATCGCCTCGGGCAGCGCTGTGACCACCCTGCTGGAAGGATCTCGTCCGATTCTGATCGAGGTACAGGCGCTCGCGGCCAAGGCGGGGTACGGCACTCCACAGCGAGTGAGCACGGGGTACGACGGGCGCAAGCTCGCGCTGCTGCTCGCGGTTCTGGACAAGCGTGCCGGACTTTCGTTCTCGTCGCTGGACGTATTCATCAACGTTGTCGGAGGCGTGCAGTTGCGGGAACCTGCGGGTGATCTTGCGGTCGCAGCGGCGCTTGCGTCGAGCGTGTACGATCGCGCGTTGCCATCCGACGCCGTATTCATCGGCGAGGTGGGGCTGGGCGGTGAGATCCGTCCCGTCGCGCAGACCGAGCGTCGCCTCGCCGAGGCCGCGAAGATGGGAATGCGCAACGCTTTTGTGGCGCAACGCTCCGCCGCCGGCCGCATTCCGAAGGACGTGAAGGCCGTCGGCGTCGCGACCATCGCGGAAATGTTCAAGCGACTGTTTTCATGA
- a CDS encoding uracil-DNA glycosylase, translating into MDGRERLRAYLEQRRELGESEFVLDSMSIDEALSAIDKLRPAAPARSSQASRPQQTTRPLESRTAPRVAPPAVQRDPVPVAPARVADRVPEVHEESRNAAGDRTQSGTGEDAMKTEKQGLVVGNANGTLFEQNPFHSVRSINSLATLIEECTRCPLYKTAKHAVPGTGDQSAELMCVGEAPGANEDETGQPFVGQAGGLLTKILAAIDLTRDQVFITNVLKHRPPGNRNPAPNEVEACSPYLVRQIQMIKPKVILALGTFAAQTLLETKTPIGKLRGAVHRYYGIPLIVTYHPAALLRNPAWKRPTWEDVKLARHVLDSAKS; encoded by the coding sequence ATGGACGGTAGGGAGCGGCTGCGGGCGTATCTCGAGCAGCGTCGCGAGCTGGGCGAATCGGAGTTCGTACTCGACAGCATGAGCATCGACGAGGCGTTGAGCGCGATCGACAAGCTGCGACCTGCGGCGCCCGCAAGGTCGTCGCAGGCATCGCGTCCGCAGCAGACCACGCGCCCGCTGGAGTCGCGCACAGCACCTCGCGTGGCTCCGCCCGCGGTGCAGCGTGACCCAGTGCCTGTTGCACCTGCGCGTGTTGCGGATCGGGTCCCGGAAGTGCATGAGGAGTCGCGGAATGCAGCCGGCGATCGGACGCAATCCGGGACGGGGGAAGATGCGATGAAGACGGAGAAGCAGGGCTTGGTTGTAGGGAATGCCAACGGGACGTTGTTCGAGCAGAATCCCTTTCACAGCGTCAGATCGATCAACTCTCTGGCCACGCTGATCGAGGAGTGTACCCGCTGCCCGCTGTACAAGACCGCCAAGCATGCCGTGCCCGGCACCGGCGACCAGAGCGCCGAGCTCATGTGCGTGGGCGAGGCTCCTGGCGCGAACGAGGATGAGACCGGACAACCGTTCGTGGGGCAGGCCGGAGGGCTCCTCACAAAGATTCTTGCGGCCATCGACCTGACCCGCGATCAGGTGTTCATCACCAACGTTTTGAAGCACCGTCCCCCGGGAAACCGCAATCCGGCGCCGAACGAAGTGGAGGCTTGCAGTCCCTATCTGGTACGCCAGATACAGATGATCAAGCCGAAAGTGATTCTGGCGCTCGGGACGTTCGCGGCGCAAACTCTACTGGAGACAAAGACGCCGATTGGCAAGCTCCGCGGTGCCGTGCACCGGTATTATGGAATTCCGCTCATCGTCACATATCACCCCGCCGCGTTACTGAGAAACCCCGCCTGGAAGCGACCAACCTGGGAAGATGTCAAGCTCGCTAGACACGTACTCGACTCCGCGAAGTCATGA
- the coaBC gene encoding bifunctional phosphopantothenoylcysteine decarboxylase/phosphopantothenate--cysteine ligase CoaBC has translation MRDIRGRRVVLGVTGGIASYKSVTLARLLAQDGAEVDVVMTRGAQQFVGAVTFEGVTGRRVHSDLFESGEALAHIRLAREAQVIVVAPATADFLARAAHGRADDLLSAMLLAARCPVLIVPAMNDRMWSHRQTVLNAEHLREIGYDVIEPATGPLAFDEGEGPGRMPEPEAIAAYVERALRGGSALAGKHIVVTAGSTREAIDPVRFISNHSSGRMGIAIARAAWARGADVTLIAGAVEVPIPTGVQVVRVSSTAEMSSSVSVAIKNADALIMAAAPADFRPAEVAAEKIKKAQAPSSIPLTATTDILASIIASRPAKLVTVGFALETQSVVENARAKLAAKQLDMIVANRAGVAGEGFGADTNRVTFLSVNGEEVLPLMSKDDVAESLLDRIEVLLNGR, from the coding sequence CTGCGCGACATCCGGGGGCGGCGCGTCGTACTCGGCGTCACCGGAGGGATCGCCAGCTACAAGTCGGTAACGCTGGCGCGCCTTCTGGCGCAGGACGGAGCCGAAGTCGACGTGGTCATGACCCGCGGCGCCCAGCAGTTCGTGGGCGCCGTAACGTTCGAGGGCGTGACTGGACGCCGCGTGCACAGCGATCTGTTCGAATCGGGTGAGGCGCTCGCGCACATTCGATTGGCGCGCGAAGCGCAAGTCATCGTCGTGGCGCCAGCCACAGCCGATTTCCTCGCGCGTGCGGCGCACGGGCGCGCAGATGATCTTCTCTCTGCAATGCTGCTCGCGGCGCGCTGTCCCGTACTGATCGTGCCGGCCATGAACGACAGGATGTGGTCACACAGGCAGACAGTGCTGAACGCCGAGCACCTGCGTGAGATAGGCTACGATGTGATCGAGCCGGCAACCGGCCCGCTCGCGTTCGATGAAGGTGAAGGTCCTGGTCGCATGCCCGAGCCGGAAGCGATCGCTGCGTACGTCGAGCGTGCGTTGCGCGGCGGATCTGCACTCGCGGGCAAGCACATCGTCGTAACCGCCGGGTCGACGCGCGAGGCGATCGACCCCGTGCGGTTCATCTCCAATCACAGCAGCGGGCGAATGGGCATCGCGATTGCCCGCGCAGCGTGGGCGCGTGGCGCGGACGTGACACTGATCGCAGGCGCGGTCGAGGTCCCGATTCCCACTGGCGTGCAGGTCGTACGCGTCTCGAGCACAGCGGAGATGTCATCTTCCGTGAGCGTCGCGATAAAAAATGCGGACGCGTTGATCATGGCCGCCGCTCCCGCCGATTTTCGTCCCGCGGAAGTTGCGGCGGAGAAGATCAAGAAGGCACAGGCGCCATCGTCGATTCCGCTGACTGCGACCACAGACATCCTCGCGTCGATCATCGCAAGCCGGCCCGCAAAGCTCGTGACCGTTGGATTTGCGCTGGAGACACAATCAGTGGTCGAGAATGCGCGCGCGAAGCTTGCCGCCAAGCAGCTCGACATGATCGTTGCGAACCGCGCCGGCGTCGCGGGCGAGGGATTCGGCGCGGATACGAATCGCGTGACTTTTCTGTCGGTGAATGGAGAGGAGGTTCTTCCGCTCATGTCCAAGGACGACGTTGCGGAGTCATTGCTCGACAGAATCGAGGTGTTGTTGAATGGACGGTAG
- the ispD gene encoding 2-C-methyl-D-erythritol 4-phosphate cytidylyltransferase, with the protein MTETVQDVGVVIVAGGTGTRTGSNELKQFRWVAGKPMLLHSVQQFQQRADVCMVVAVIPKAYAGDPPPWLFQSDLSRLLIGVGGNQRGSSVRSGLDDLPAEARIVVIHDAARPLVLDATIDAVIAAARNGTGAIAALPEVDTLKRVDADGRIIQTVERDGLWRAQTPQAFPREMIDDVTRRANREGISGTDDAALCEHYGYPVVVIRGSERAMKVTTEADFARAEALSMLTE; encoded by the coding sequence ATGACCGAAACTGTGCAGGACGTCGGCGTCGTCATAGTCGCTGGAGGAACCGGAACACGCACCGGCTCCAACGAATTGAAGCAGTTTCGCTGGGTTGCCGGCAAGCCGATGCTGTTGCACAGCGTGCAGCAGTTCCAGCAACGCGCCGACGTATGCATGGTCGTTGCGGTGATCCCCAAGGCGTACGCGGGAGATCCGCCGCCATGGCTTTTCCAGAGCGACCTGAGCCGCCTGCTGATCGGAGTCGGGGGCAATCAACGCGGCAGCTCGGTGCGCAGCGGACTGGACGATCTTCCGGCAGAAGCGCGCATCGTCGTGATCCACGATGCCGCGCGCCCACTGGTTCTCGACGCCACAATAGATGCAGTCATTGCGGCCGCGCGGAACGGAACCGGCGCAATCGCAGCGCTTCCCGAAGTCGATACGCTCAAGCGAGTCGATGCAGACGGCAGGATAATCCAGACCGTCGAGCGCGACGGTCTCTGGCGCGCACAGACGCCTCAGGCATTCCCGCGCGAAATGATCGACGACGTGACGCGGCGCGCCAATCGCGAAGGGATCTCCGGCACCGATGATGCGGCGTTGTGCGAACACTACGGATACCCCGTCGTAGTGATTCGCGGCAGCGAGCGAGCCATGAAAGTCACCACTGAAGCCGATTTCGCGCGCGCCGAAGCCCTCAGCATGCTCACCGAATGA